From Methylocystis sp. ATCC 49242, one genomic window encodes:
- a CDS encoding MoxR family ATPase, with the protein MTSPELAPTSLETAVVESAERALDHIGRARAAIGAVIFGQDEVVEQALVTILAGGHGLLVGVPGLAKTKLVETLGKVLGLAEQRVQFTPDLLPADIIGSEVLEEGADRSRSFRFIKGPIFAQLLMADEINRASPRTQSALLQAMQEHHVSVAGKRYDLPRPFHVLATQNPLEQEGTYPLPEAQLDRFLMQIDVHYPDRASERRVLLETTGEKSVDPAQALDAEELMATQRLVRRLPVGDKVVDAILDLVRAARPDDGDPAIAPHVAWGPGPRAAQALMLATRARALATGRLAPSLDDVAVLAAPVLRHRMALNFAARREMSVSDLIDKLVARIG; encoded by the coding sequence ATGACCTCACCCGAACTTGCGCCGACCTCGCTCGAGACCGCCGTCGTCGAATCCGCCGAACGCGCGCTGGACCATATCGGCCGCGCCCGGGCCGCCATCGGCGCCGTCATCTTCGGACAGGACGAGGTGGTGGAGCAGGCGCTGGTGACGATCCTCGCTGGCGGCCACGGCCTGCTCGTCGGCGTGCCGGGTCTCGCCAAGACCAAGCTTGTCGAGACGCTCGGCAAGGTCCTGGGGCTCGCCGAGCAGCGCGTGCAGTTCACGCCCGACCTTTTGCCCGCCGACATCATCGGCTCGGAGGTGCTGGAGGAGGGCGCCGATCGCTCGCGCTCTTTCCGCTTCATCAAGGGGCCGATCTTCGCGCAGCTCCTTATGGCGGACGAAATCAACCGCGCCTCGCCGCGCACGCAGTCCGCCCTGTTGCAGGCGATGCAGGAGCACCATGTCAGCGTCGCCGGCAAGCGCTACGACCTGCCGCGCCCCTTTCATGTGCTCGCGACGCAAAATCCGCTGGAGCAGGAAGGCACCTATCCGCTGCCGGAGGCGCAGCTCGACCGCTTCCTGATGCAGATCGACGTGCATTATCCCGACCGGGCCAGCGAGCGCCGCGTGCTTCTGGAGACGACCGGCGAGAAATCCGTCGATCCGGCTCAGGCTCTCGACGCCGAGGAGTTGATGGCGACGCAGCGCCTCGTGCGGCGGCTGCCGGTCGGCGACAAGGTGGTGGACGCGATCCTTGATCTCGTGCGCGCCGCCCGTCCCGACGACGGCGATCCGGCCATCGCGCCGCATGTCGCCTGGGGGCCGGGGCCGCGCGCCGCACAGGCGCTGATGCTCGCCACCCGCGCCCGCGCGCTCGCCACGGGTCGCCTCGCGCCTTCGCTCGACGACGTGGCCGTGCTCGCCGCGCCGGTGCTGCGTCACCGCATGGCCCTGAATTTCGCCGCCCGGCGCGAGATGAGCGTCTCCGACCTCATCGACAAGCTCGTCGCGCGGATCGGGTGA
- a CDS encoding CCA tRNA nucleotidyltransferase produces the protein MNLAQRLLDDPRLATLFAALAKTGGETRVVGGAVRDALFGLPPHEIDLATTALPEDVLAAARDAGLKGVPTGIEHGTVTIVVAGTPFEVTTLREDVETDGRFAKVRFGGDFDQDARRRDFTVNALSLTPDGELHDPTGGIADLEARRIRFIGDAATRIREDYLRVLRFFRFNASHGEGAFDREGLHESIIARENLARLSRERVRAELVKLLPARRAPEVVRAMSQAGVIEVILGMGYPARLERLAAFEAAQGKKPDAVLRLAAFAVLTVEDAERLRDRLRLSNDEWSRLSAAARTLAALHGIERPPPVSHLREMLFICGARAAADALALAFAESAAAPDDPQWLEAAKYLDENPAPAFPIRGADLIARGVAPGRELGAVLKSLQAQWIRAGFPRDPQAVMQLLEEAVGIKE, from the coding sequence ATGAACCTCGCGCAAAGGCTGCTCGATGATCCGCGCCTCGCGACGCTTTTCGCCGCTCTGGCGAAAACGGGCGGCGAGACCCGCGTCGTCGGCGGGGCCGTGCGGGACGCCCTTTTCGGGCTTCCGCCGCATGAGATCGATCTGGCGACGACCGCCCTGCCCGAGGACGTGCTCGCGGCGGCGCGGGATGCGGGACTGAAGGGCGTCCCGACGGGCATCGAGCATGGCACGGTGACGATCGTCGTCGCCGGAACGCCCTTCGAAGTCACGACATTGCGGGAAGACGTCGAGACCGATGGCCGCTTCGCCAAGGTCCGCTTCGGCGGCGATTTCGACCAGGACGCAAGGCGCCGCGACTTTACGGTCAACGCCCTGTCGCTGACGCCCGACGGCGAACTGCACGACCCCACGGGCGGGATTGCGGATCTGGAAGCCCGGCGCATCCGCTTCATCGGCGACGCGGCGACGCGAATCCGCGAGGATTATCTGCGCGTCCTGCGTTTCTTCCGCTTCAACGCGTCCCACGGCGAAGGCGCCTTCGACCGCGAAGGGTTGCACGAATCGATCATCGCGCGCGAGAATCTCGCCCGGCTGTCGCGCGAGCGCGTTCGGGCCGAACTGGTGAAACTGCTCCCGGCCCGCCGCGCGCCGGAGGTGGTGCGGGCCATGTCGCAGGCCGGGGTGATCGAGGTCATTCTCGGCATGGGCTACCCGGCGCGACTTGAGCGGCTCGCCGCTTTCGAGGCCGCGCAGGGAAAGAAACCCGACGCGGTCCTGCGCCTTGCCGCCTTCGCCGTGCTGACGGTCGAGGACGCGGAGCGGCTGCGGGATCGGCTGCGCCTTTCCAACGACGAATGGTCGCGGCTTTCCGCCGCCGCCCGCACGCTTGCGGCGCTTCATGGGATCGAGCGCCCGCCGCCGGTCTCGCATCTGCGGGAGATGCTGTTCATCTGCGGCGCGCGCGCCGCGGCCGACGCTCTGGCGCTGGCTTTCGCCGAGAGCGCAGCCGCGCCGGATGATCCGCAGTGGCTCGAGGCGGCAAAATATCTCGACGAGAACCCTGCCCCCGCCTTCCCGATCCGGGGCGCGGATCTCATCGCGCGGGGCGTGGCGCCGGGACGCGAGCTTGGCGCCGTGCTGAAGTCTCTGCAGGCTCAATGGATCCGCGCAGGATTTCCCCGCGACCCGCAGGCAGTGATGCAACTGCTGGAAGAGGCCGTGGGGATCAAGGAATGA
- a CDS encoding TadE/TadG family type IV pilus assembly protein, with the protein MKRPVNEFVSDHRGNVVMLFGLSVIPVMMMAGAAVDYARGVTTHKVLQQGADTAALAVASRITAATSTADAIKQAQNVLRSASQRLAAATISNATISADRKTFCIDAQVSIPTMIMKIARIDSMAPAVMSCAEIGGGSTNYEIALALDNSGSMNESAGGATKIQSLKTAATNFVNSMFAKSPGKVKIAITPFAGLVIPVDPTVAANRALPWIDVNGLSSQHWITFGGKANANAAGFTSRFNVFSNLKSQRADWDFGGCYEPQPYPMNVTETAPTAGNAETLFVPYLAPDEPDSSAYENNYLNDDGGGCSLWTFGGWTDLTRTCKYKPATGWTSGIWSWFGATAGNGWTGGVFASRGGAFNGPNGMCPNAATQTALQLTPTQSTITAKIAQLTAAGDTNLHEGVMWAWRSISPNPPFSAGSAYNTAGVRKILVLMTDGYNNWTSNTNTVGGSYYEALGYYSYNGAKNRRLPDGTQGNGVDYQSQLDGAANSWTDYKSVSRQAQDELTRQSCENAKAKGIEIYSIAFSVSTNPIDAAGINLLKSCATNADHYLLATDSTQIDRAFSQIAMNLSKLRLSR; encoded by the coding sequence ATGAAGCGACCAGTCAACGAATTCGTTTCCGACCATCGCGGCAATGTCGTGATGCTCTTCGGGCTGTCGGTCATCCCTGTCATGATGATGGCCGGCGCAGCCGTCGACTATGCGCGCGGCGTCACGACGCACAAGGTTCTCCAACAGGGAGCCGACACGGCCGCGCTCGCGGTCGCGTCGAGAATCACCGCCGCCACTTCAACCGCAGACGCCATCAAGCAGGCCCAGAACGTCTTGCGCTCCGCCAGCCAACGCCTCGCCGCCGCGACGATCAGCAACGCCACGATCTCGGCGGACAGAAAGACGTTTTGCATCGACGCGCAGGTCAGCATTCCGACCATGATCATGAAGATTGCGCGCATCGACTCGATGGCGCCTGCCGTGATGTCCTGCGCCGAAATCGGCGGCGGCTCGACCAATTACGAGATTGCGCTCGCGCTCGACAACTCCGGCTCGATGAACGAGAGCGCGGGGGGAGCGACCAAAATTCAGTCCCTGAAAACGGCCGCGACGAATTTCGTCAACTCGATGTTCGCGAAGTCGCCCGGAAAGGTGAAGATCGCGATCACGCCCTTCGCGGGTCTCGTCATTCCGGTAGACCCGACCGTTGCGGCGAACAGGGCGCTGCCGTGGATCGACGTCAATGGGCTGTCCTCCCAGCACTGGATCACTTTCGGCGGCAAGGCGAACGCCAACGCCGCGGGCTTCACGAGCCGTTTCAATGTGTTCTCTAATCTGAAATCCCAGCGCGCCGACTGGGATTTCGGCGGCTGCTACGAGCCGCAGCCCTATCCGATGAATGTTACCGAGACGGCGCCGACGGCCGGCAATGCGGAAACGCTCTTCGTGCCCTATCTGGCCCCGGACGAGCCGGACTCATCGGCCTATGAAAACAATTACCTGAACGACGACGGCGGGGGCTGCAGCCTTTGGACCTTCGGCGGCTGGACCGATCTGACTCGCACATGCAAATACAAACCCGCGACCGGCTGGACCAGCGGGATCTGGAGCTGGTTCGGCGCCACCGCCGGGAATGGCTGGACCGGCGGCGTCTTCGCTTCGAGAGGCGGCGCCTTCAACGGGCCGAACGGGATGTGTCCCAACGCCGCGACGCAAACGGCGCTCCAGCTCACGCCAACGCAATCGACCATTACGGCAAAAATCGCGCAACTCACTGCCGCGGGCGACACAAATCTGCATGAAGGAGTGATGTGGGCCTGGCGCTCGATTTCGCCAAATCCGCCATTCAGCGCGGGCAGCGCCTACAACACCGCGGGCGTCCGAAAAATTCTCGTGCTGATGACCGACGGCTACAACAACTGGACCAGCAACACCAACACGGTCGGCGGCTCCTATTACGAAGCGCTTGGCTATTACAGCTACAATGGCGCGAAGAACAGACGGCTCCCCGACGGCACGCAGGGAAATGGCGTCGACTATCAGTCGCAATTGGACGGGGCGGCGAATAGCTGGACGGATTACAAATCCGTGTCCCGGCAGGCGCAGGACGAGTTGACGCGCCAATCGTGCGAGAACGCCAAGGCGAAGGGGATCGAAATCTATTCGATCGCCTTCTCGGTCTCTACCAACCCGATCGACGCCGCCGGCATCAATCTGCTCAAGAGCTGCGCCACGAATGCGGATCATTATTTGCTGGCGACCGACTCCACGCAGATCGACCGCGCCTTTTCGCAGATAGCCATGAATCTCTCGAAACTGCGGCTGTCGCGTTGA
- a CDS encoding DUF58 domain-containing protein → MSLFGSVETRSYDSATRGVADAAAAADLAARLPRLVARAHEIAASVAYGVHGRKRAGVGETFWQYRPFMSGEAAHRIDWRRSARGDQLYVREREWEAAHDYFIWMDCSPSMAFASSLASDDKLARGVTLGLALADVLVRGGERVAALGLTAPVSARDVIDRLARALYERAGETARDELPPQAPLRPRARVVLISDFLTEPEALAMRLRQFADAGASGALLLIIDPSEESFPFAGETMFLDTDGGPAFHAGDARSLRAAYAQRFDAHREAVRAAARGAGFLCLQHHTDRPAAEAALTLAMGLLGAGSSGVEERR, encoded by the coding sequence ATGAGCCTTTTCGGCAGTGTCGAGACGCGCTCGTACGACTCTGCGACGCGCGGGGTGGCGGACGCAGCCGCGGCGGCGGATCTCGCCGCGCGTCTTCCGCGCCTCGTCGCCCGCGCGCATGAGATCGCGGCGAGCGTCGCCTATGGCGTTCACGGCCGCAAGCGCGCCGGGGTTGGCGAGACCTTCTGGCAATATCGCCCCTTCATGTCCGGCGAGGCGGCCCATCGCATCGACTGGCGCCGCTCCGCGCGCGGCGACCAGCTTTACGTGCGCGAGCGTGAATGGGAGGCTGCGCATGACTATTTCATCTGGATGGACTGCTCGCCTTCCATGGCCTTCGCCTCGTCGCTCGCATCAGACGACAAGCTGGCGCGGGGCGTGACGCTCGGGCTGGCGCTCGCCGACGTTCTCGTCCGTGGGGGCGAGCGGGTAGCTGCGCTCGGGCTCACCGCGCCTGTTTCTGCGCGCGACGTGATCGACCGGCTGGCCCGCGCTCTCTATGAGCGCGCTGGAGAGACGGCGCGGGACGAACTGCCGCCGCAGGCGCCGCTGCGGCCCCGCGCCCGTGTGGTGTTGATTTCGGACTTTCTCACCGAGCCGGAAGCGCTCGCCATGAGGCTGCGCCAGTTTGCGGACGCCGGCGCCTCCGGCGCGCTGCTGTTGATCATCGACCCGAGCGAGGAAAGCTTCCCCTTCGCCGGAGAAACCATGTTCCTCGACACGGACGGCGGCCCGGCTTTCCACGCCGGCGACGCCCGAAGCCTGCGAGCGGCCTATGCTCAACGGTTCGACGCCCATCGCGAGGCGGTGCGCGCCGCGGCGCGGGGCGCTGGTTTCCTTTGCCTTCAGCATCATACCGACCGGCCGGCTGCGGAGGCGGCGCTGACGCTCGCCATGGGTCTGCTCGGAGCGGGCTCCTCCGGCGTGGAGGAGCGGCGCTGA
- a CDS encoding DUF6111 family protein, whose product MWRAVVETALLFLTPFVAYALFHLLQRRWPFVRELWHGRIVSLLTIAGLVVAIGGMLALGLTERNQGVYVPAHVENGKLVPGRFQ is encoded by the coding sequence ATGTGGCGCGCAGTTGTCGAAACCGCCCTTCTCTTTCTGACCCCCTTCGTCGCCTATGCGCTGTTTCATCTGCTGCAGCGGCGCTGGCCATTCGTGCGCGAACTCTGGCACGGCAGGATCGTTTCGCTGCTGACGATCGCGGGGCTCGTCGTCGCCATCGGGGGGATGCTGGCGCTCGGCCTGACCGAGCGCAATCAGGGCGTCTATGTCCCCGCCCATGTCGAGAACGGCAAGCTTGTGCCGGGCCGCTTTCAATGA